A single Anas acuta chromosome 19, bAnaAcu1.1, whole genome shotgun sequence DNA region contains:
- the HASPIN gene encoding serine/threonine-protein kinase haspin, which produces MPLQPRLLRTYSRRGGHLRPLPQPSRWISPPQDRRRLFSSTSAGSSSACSSALSAASDDPDFSPPGKRRRQPLGERPARARCLRSRRGAATQEKDGKENRPPALSSPSPSPLPPRAARRRQGPSRGARRPLLCSTPQWAPRRSRRTPPAELRLEGGGSGLQGSLELFSSPGGGQDASLGSEPGTPESLRGEAEVEASPQRVGRVLRASVRGALFLQQSTSVPPARGEPLHSTPCGGGRAEEPGDDVKGGSAEGSLSAQGGKTKLQSTPVVVLNRQEVPLWLMSMKADKKAGAEPSCQKPASPLGPQGMVEYKNKRTKVGSAEGSACRRACISGFSASRWDRQMRLCPQRLKNKRQQQANNSFFRPQLRPKGRKKGGREISVDTRDNDCSFLNNSYAWGRLRASLSFHKKKKVTADECSYNSILCTPSVNSEVTGHQATPNSSMAQYCALSASSMILLVPRNACSGLEVMLTDAEKVLGECQQERPITFEECIPLDKMKDCKKIGEGVFGEVFQIDSNRGPVALKIIPIEGTERVNGEAQKSFGEILPEIIISKELSLLSEESVNRTVGFVSLYSVHCVQGAYPKYLLEAWDKYDKVTGSENDRPDLFGKEQLFMVLEFEFGGSDLENMRKRLNSVASAKSILHQVTASLAVAEQELHFEHRDLHWGNVLVKKTDVKELNYVLNGTTCTIPTRGIHVNIIDYTLSRLEKDGLTVFCDLSTDEELFQGTGDYQFDIYRQMKAENSNSWTDYHPHSNVLWLHYLSDKLLKDVVYKKKESNSVLRKIKQQLIKFHKEVLTFGSASEVLHSSSLFQ; this is translated from the coding sequence atGCCGCTGCAGCCGCGGCTCCTCCGCACGTACTCGCGGCGCGGCGGCCACCTCCGCCCGCTGCCTCAGCCCTCCCGCTGGATTTCGCCGCCTCAGGACCGCAGGCGGCTCTTCAGCTCCACCTCGGCCGGCTCCAGCTCCGCTTGCTCCAGCGCCCTCTCCGCCGCTTCGGACGACCCCGATTTCTCTCCGCCCGGCAAACGCCGCCGGCAGCCGCTGGGTGAGCGCCCCGCCCGGGCTCGGTGTCTGCGGAGCCGGCGCGGCGCCGCCACCCAGGAGAAGGATGGGAAGGAGAACCGGCCGCCCGCCCTCAGCTCCCCGTCGCCttccccgctgcctccccgcgccgcccgccgccgccaggGGCCGTCCCGCGGGGCTCGGCgccccctgctctgcagcaccccGCAGTGGGCGCCCCGCCGGAGCCGCCGCACCCCGCCGGCCGAGCTGAGACTGGAGGGGGGCGGCtcggggctgcagggcagcctggAGCTCTTCTCGTCACCCGGAGGGGGGCAGGATGCCTCGCTCGGCAGCGAGCCCGGCACGCCCGAGTCGTTGAGGGGAGAGGCGGAGGTGGAGGCGTCGCCACAAAGGGTCGGCAGGGTTCTGAGGGCGTCCGTGAGGGGAGCCCTGTTCCTGCAGCAAAGCACAAGTGTTCCTCCCGCTCGCGGTGAGCCCCTGCACTCCACCCCctgtggtggtggcagggcCGAAGAGCCAGGCGATGATGTAAAGGGAGGTTCAGCAGAAGGAAGCCTGAGCGCTCAGGGAGGGAAAACCAAGCTCCAGTCAACACCGGTGGTGGTCTTGAACCGTCAGGAAGTGCCGCTGTGGCTGATGAGCATGAAAGCTGACAAGAAGGCAGGTGCTGAACCTTCCTGCCAGAAGCCAGCGTCACCTTTAGGCCCTCAAGGAATGGTGGAGTATAAAAACAAACGCACCAAGGTCGGTTCTGCAGAGGGAAGTGCCTGTAGAAGAGCTTGCATCAGTGGCTTCAGTGCCAGTCGGTGGGATAGACAAATGAGGCTCTGTCCCCAAAGACTCAAAAATAAGAGACAGCAGCAGGCTAATAACTCCTTTTTCAGACCCCAACTAAGaccaaaaggaaggaagaagggtgGTCGGGAAATATCTGTAGATACAAGAGACAACGATTGTTCATTCCTCAATAACTCCTATGCCTGGGGTAGACTTCGAGCATCTTTGTCCTtccataagaaaaagaaagttactGCAGACGAGTGTTCCTACAATAGCATCCTTTGTACCCCTTCTGTGAATTCCGAGGTTACAGGGCACCAAGCAACCCCAAATTCTAGTATGGCTCAGTACTGTGCTTTATCTGCTTCCTCCATGATACTGCTGGTCCCCAGGAATGCCTGTTCAGGCCTGGAGGTAATGCTTACAGATGCAGAGAAGGTTTTGGGGGAATGCCAGCAGGAGAGACCTATCACTTTTGAGGAATGCATTCCTTTAGATAAGATGAAAGATTGCAAGAAAATTGGAGAAGGGGTGTTCGGAGAGGTTTTCCAGATTGACAGTAATAGAGGACCTGTGGccttaaaaataattcccatTGAGGGGACTGAAAGAGTGAATGGTGAAGCTCAAAAAAGCTTTGGAGAGATTCTACCAGAGATAATAATTTCAAAGGAACTCAGTCTTCTGTCTGAAGAGTCTGTGAACAGGACTGTAGGGTTTGTTAGCTTGTACTCTGTGCACTGTGTTCAAGGGGCCTATCCTAAGTATCTCTTAGAAGCTTGGGACAAATATGATAAAGTAACAGGATCAGAAAATGATCGGCCAGACCTTTTTGGGAAAGAGCAACTCTTCATGGTTCTGGAGTTTGAATTTGGAGGCAGTGACTTGGAGAACATGAGAAAAAGATTGAATTCGGTGGCTTCagcaaaaagcattttgcaCCAGGTGACTGCTTCCCTGGCTGTGGCAGAACAGGAACTGCACTTTGAGCACAGAGACTTACACTGGGGGAATGTGCtggtaaagaaaacagatgtcaAAGAGCTTAATTATGTGTTAAATGGGACGACGTGCACAATCCCCACACGTGGGATCCATGTCAACATCATAGATTATACCTTGTCTCGGCTGGAGAAAGATGGGTTAACTGTATTTTGTGACCTTTCAACTGACGAAGAGCTGTTCCAAGGCACGGGAGACTACCAGTTTGATATCTACAGgcaaatgaaagcagagaaCTCCAACAGCTGGACTGACTATCATCCACACAGCAATGTCCTCTGGTTGCACTATTTGTCAGATAAACTTTTGAAAGATGTGgtttacaagaaaaaagaatcaaattctgtcttgagaaaaataaagcagcagctcaTTAAGTTCCATAAAGAAGTATTGACCTTTGGGTCTGCCAGTGAAGTTTTGCATAGcagcagcctcttccagtgA
- the P2RX5 gene encoding P2X purinoceptor 5 isoform X2 produces MGQVAWKGLFLSLFDYKTEKYVIAKNKKVGILYRVVQLSILAYLVGWVFVVKKGYQDTDTSLQSSVITKLKGVAFTNTSELGERLWDVADYVIPPQGENVFFVMTNLIVTPNQKQATCPESASIPDALCYKDGDCPAGQAVVAGNGVKTGRCLKERDSIRGTCEILAWCPVEKRSKPKKPLLASAENFTVYIKNSIRFPKFKFSKMNVLVTDNESYLKSCRYSTEHPYCPIFLLGNIVRWAGSDFHEMALEGGVIGIQIEWNCDLDKAPSECNPHYSFSRLDNKFAEKSISSGYNFRFAKYYRDAAGVDYRTLFKAYGIRFDVMVNGKERALAIYLCGANPA; encoded by the exons ATGGGGCAGGTGGCTTGGAAGGGTTTGTTCCTCTCGCTTTTTGATTATAAAACGGAGAAATACGTCATTGCAAAGAACAAGAAGGTGGGGATTCTCTACCGAGTGGTGCAGCTCTCCATCCTGGCTTACCTGGTGGG GTGGGTGTTTGTTGTCAAGAAAGGCTATCAGGACACAGACACGTCCCTCCAGAGCTCTGTCATCACCAAGCTGAAGGGGGTGGCCTTCACCAACACCTcagagctgggggagaggcTGTGGGATGTTGCGGACTATGTTATCCCTCCACAG GGTGAAAACGTCTTCTTTGTCATGACGAATCTGATTGTGACCCCAAACCAGAAGCAAGCTACGTGTCCTGAG AGTGCCAGCATTCCTGATGCCCTGTGTTACAAGGATGGGGACTGCCCGGCCGGGCAAGCAGTGGTGGCTGGCAACG gagTTAAGACTGGCCGTTGTTTGAAAGAAAGGGACAGCATCAGAGGGACTTGCGAGATATTGGCCTGGTGCCCAGTGGAGAAAAGATCCAAGCCCAA GAAACCACTTCTTGCCAGCGCAGAAAACTTCACTGTTTATATCAAGAACTCGATCCGGTTCCCCAAGTTTAAGTTCTCCAA GATGAACGTGCTGGTAACCGACAACGAGTCCTACCTGAAAAGCTGCCGCTACAGCACGGAGCATCCCTACTGCCCCATCTTCCTCCTGGGGAACATCGTCAGATGGGCTGGGAGCGACTTCCATGAAATGGCTTTGGAG GGTGGTGTGATAGGAATTCAGATTGAATGGAACTGTGATCTTGATAAAGCCCCTTCTGAATGTAATCCTCACTATTCTTTTAGCCGGCTGGATAACAAGTTTGCAGAAAAGTCCATCTCTTCTGGGTACAACTTCAG GTTTGCCAAATATTACCGGGATGCTGCTGGGGTTGACTACCGGACACTCTTTAAAGCATATGGAATCCGTTTTGATGTGATGGTGAATGGCAAG GAAAGAGCTCTTGCCATTTATCTATGTGGAGCTAACCCTGCATAA